In Setaria viridis chromosome 5, Setaria_viridis_v4.0, whole genome shotgun sequence, the genomic stretch TTTAGACGTCTGCACAAACCTCATTAGTTTACGACCAGAAAAGTAAAATGAAAATGTTGTGATGATAATAATGGTGTATTCCTTTTCCAAGTAGCATGAGCTGCTGATAAGATTTCCATCTTGTTCAACCATTGTTCTTGAAATTCAGATCTATTACATGTGTTATTGTTATCTAGTAATGCAATAATTAAGAATCTTTTCCTCTATTAGAAGAAACTGAAATAAGAATAGTAAAACTATCCCAGATATGATGCGATACAGTATTAGTGGTCAGGCCAATGGGATTCAGAAATTCCCAAGAATACTGAGCTTATCTGTACATTCTGTTAGACTGTCGTATTTGGTTTAGATGGTAGTTATGCTAttctttttgtttctatttGGTAAGTTTTGCCTATGCATAGCCTTTGTTTCAGCTTACACAGGTCTTTACAAAATTTCTCCAATATTGCAGGTGTGAGACAGTCTTAAAGCCAGGCTTCAACTGCAGTGTCCGCATAAGGAACAAGAGAAATAAAGCTAAACGGCGGAAGAAATCAAACTGCTGTCAGAACAGCATTTCCTATGCATGCCATTTCTGTGGAGATCAGAATCTAATATTGGGTAGTGGGAAGGGTGTAGTTAAGAGCTTGTTACCATCAAGAGATCATGCTACCATGGCCTTAACCGGTAGAATTTTGAAAGGAAACAACAGCAACACAAGAATACGAGATAGGAAAAACGTGCTTGAGCATTCTCAAGCAGCAACTTTGCAAGTGGATTCACCATCCGGGTTGAGACAGTCAACTTCTGAAAGGGGTGAACATGGGGAAAGGTTAAAATGTAATCTCTCTATTGATTGCAAAATGGAGGAAGGAGCGATCTTGTCAATGGTGAAGCCTGGTCATTTAGCAGCCTCTACATCTGAAGAAGTTAGCATACAAGTAGTAGAAATTACAAATGATGAACAGATTCGTGAAACTGAGCCTATTTCTTGCGAGAAGGTTAAAATATGTGAAGCCAACGCTACTTCGGAAGCAGAAGTTCCGGTTGGATTGCCATTTGTCACGCCTCAGAAGAAGAAACTAACGGAGGTGAATTCGGCAGAACCATTCAAGACAGGAAGCAAGGCGAGCGAGAAAGGGGAGAATTCTGGCTCAATTACTGGCAATACCGTTTCAAGCTCTATCAAGTCTGCCCCAAATGACTCTCGTAAGAATTCAAAATGTGCAGCAAGTGATTCTGCTCAGGTCTCTGGTAGTTCGAGGAAGCGGGCAAAGAAAGGGTGGACTACGCTGAAACAGATAGCTGAGAAGGATGAGCtcgagaggagggagaagatgaGTAATTTTGTGATCCCATTCTTCATGCAGTAAGCGGGATGTTACAATTTTTGCCCACAATATAATCGTTTCATCATTGGTGTATCTTCTGAGAACGGCAATGTAGTTTTGGTGTGAAAGTGAGCTATTTAGAATTTTAAAATCTTGTATCGATCATGCGGGTAGGATAAAAGAAATATGAGGTTACCCATAGTCTTGAATTCAGCCAAAGGGCAAGCAATGGGTTTTCTTGTTATGCCTGTGCAACTGGTTTTCCAAAGCAAATCGTACGGTGAAATCGGTACACTTTACCATTGATTAGCAAACAGAGAAGGCTCAAAAGAAAGCAGCAATCACCTCGTGTGCCAGGACTGGGGAGGGATCAACACAACGCCAAACATGACGCAAGAATGCAAGCCTGCGAGGTAACATAGCTCTGTTTCCCTTAAGCCATAGCAAAGGATGTCAAGTGCCAACTTGGCCTTGCTCAGCCGTCAAGCCATGCTCATAGCCtgatttctgaatttctgaCCAGAACGAGCAAGGTAGGCACGCAACATCATCCAACCATCCAGGCAAAACAAAATGATTCGGACctgcttcagcttataagccggctgaaaagctgaaacggctgatttgttgtgagaggaaaacactgtttggtggctgataaaccagctgaataagctgaagcgaacaggatAAGTGAATAATTCTTGTGTAAATTATCTATAGTTGCTTAATTTCAGAGACACCACTTCACGACTAAAACCTGAATCAACCGCAGATCTACAGCCTTCACGCTTTTTACGTCTGAGATGATCTAATCTGCACGGTGGTGATGATGCCACTATGGTGGCGGTCCCATGCGTCAGGCGAGCTGGGCGAGCCTGGCTttgtttggatacacctcctaaagtttagtacccatcacattggatgtttggatactaattaggagtattaaatatagactatttataaaactcattgcacagatggagtctaattcgcgagatgaatctatcaattaggctcaatagattcgtcttgcaaattagtataggggttctgcaattagttttataattagctcatgtttaatccttctaattagcatccgaacatccgatgtgacactcttAAAGTTTAGTTCCTCTGTATCATGTGTCCAAACACCTTTAGTGGCTTCGCTTGGTCTAGTGTGCCCAAAAAGTTCAGGTTGCGCTGCGCTGGATCAGCTGGGTTTAGGTCGGTTACTCGGTTTAGGGGTTGGTTTTaccctttttatttctttatttagATTTAAGTTTGAATTTGAgtctgagaaaaaaaataaaatctcaCAAAAAATCCAAATCAAATCCAATTAGATCCAAATCCCTCGTGCAAACATGAtgcacaaatttgaattttgtggTAAAGGGGAGAGGGCTAGCCTTAAGTTGGCCAAGTTGTATTTAAATTCAAACAATTCACCCTAAAGATTTTTTAAAACTGATAAATTGGCATGCTTTAACATTACACCGAAACATGGTATATCTTACAATGTAGTGCAACACAAGTGTGATGGAGATCACCACCGGAGAGGTGAGCTTTAGTAAGAAAAGTTATTAAAAGAAATATACGTACGCATAGTGTGTGACCTCAAGTATCACACGAGGCCTTCCTACCATCTCACCTATATAACATATGTGATGGAGTTAGATATGGTTTCCTTTTAAAATAACCCGTAGAGAAACCTTTAGTACCTAGGTcacttttagtactgggtggtgtTATGATCTGGTACTAAAAGACCTCCAGTGTTActaaatttggacccggtactaatgttagcattagtagcattagtaccggatcgaAATGTGGCTGGTACTAATGTGTTGAACGAAAACGTCATTTTTATAGTAGTGGATGCATGTAACAAATCATCATGATGGATGTGTATCATACCCATATGTGTGTGCTAATAACTTCAAATAAGTTTTGGATGGCCACCTACCCATCCAAAAGAAAAGAACCATGAAAATTAAACACACTACGACATAAGCAGAAATTGGATGAGCCGAGCTTGCTGGTTCCTGAATACAGCAGTCGTCGTCCATTTGAAGGTATATAGGGTGAATCCAGGACCCAAGCTGGCCACATGCCCTGTCAGTAATTCCCTCAGTACTGCTCCTATAGGATACAATGTAATCACAATCATGACACAGTGCTGCTGTTGTGAGATGTTGGAGTGAAACAAATAAAATGCATGCATTGTCAGTGAGAGATTATGTCCACTCTGAAGCAGGACCATTATATATTTATGTAATTTTCATTATAGATGGTCTTTGCTTTCATGGCAAGAGGAAGTTGATCTGTCTTTGATGTCATGAGGGCAAGAGACCCAAGGAAGAACTTTTTGACACTTTTTTCCAGGGGTTAGCTTGTCATTCTATCTCCTGGGAATGCCTTTCTACCGATGCGTGCAGGTAAATGTATTCATCATCTTACAATATTTATATATAATGACACCTTCATAAATCTTTACGCCAATCATATtcaaataatatgagtagattCGAACCAAAAAATAATATCATAAAATTATGATTTCTCTTTTGGTTACACGAGTAGATTTAACAGGAGTATTAAAGAGACCATGCAACTGTCAAAGAATTTACAAATTTGTAAACTGTTCTAGAGCTTTTAGAATCGATCAATTATCTTGTCTTACCCAATCAAGAGTTTAAAGCACTAAGGGATATGGATACCCTATGGGTcctcaccgaccaggatactggccggcccTGGCAAGTGGGTCCGCCCGATcagaacgtgcgggccaagaacgtgaagatacttggagcacaagtcaaggaggtcgggcgattcaaatcagatcggatattgcaggatacttgttgtaatccgactcggGTTGCTTTCCACGCaacaaccgactagattagattcaaactgacttgtaaccctaggtcgtcagcctatataaggcggctagggGCGCCTCTCGAGGGCATTTGATCTCAACTTCCCGCATACCATACcaacaatacaatccagcaaaacACAAGACAtggggtattactctccggaggtccgaacctgtctaaaccttcgtgttttcgtgattaccttcgagttcttgatcttgcaatcctccctgcctacaaatctaccacttgggtaaccctttggtggactgccgggctactaaattcgACAGTTGGCGTGTTAGGTCGGgatgattgtgagatcctccccaacaaactcgatggcatctcgccccgacgtcatcttccccgagagcatgaaggatatcctcgccaacccgatccagcTTTGCTTCAGGACCATGCCGACAGATCCCGATTCTACCGCTTCCTTCATCGACTCGACGCCCAACGCCAGCTCAGCATCCGTTGCATCTGCGCCAGTAGAATAAGACCTCCACTTGAAGACCCTCATGCCGCTCGCCCATCAGATCGACGACCTTTCCCTCTTCGAGAGGATTCCCAACATCCTTGCTGCGACCCGTCCAGCCACACCCTACGATctgatcgcggggctagatcgcatcagcaacaccattgctgagtgcatcaacctctccgagaTGACGCTACGCCCAACAAGGTTGGCGTAGGGTccttcccgcgccccctttggTCTGAGGAACTCGGTTGCCGTGTTTTCCATGAAACTCATGCAATAtcttcagatccaatctgaaggCCCACCCAGACCCGCCCAGTTTCCCGACTGTGGCGAGTTCTAGATCCCCCGCATCGCCCTAACTCCAAACCCTTATGGAGATGATGTCGAAAGAACCTCCACCACGCCAGATCGCAAAGCCTTCATGGTCTCCACCGATGATCCACCTAGGGATggcgaaacctcttctcaggaagaAGGTCGCAACGCCAAGAACCGAGACCATGTAGTATGGCGCCAACGGGAGCAATCCGACGCCCAGCAACGTCAACAACCTGCTGCTAACGTGGGAGCCGAGGTAACAGGCGACCAACGCCGATCACCGCCCGTCGCCAACGCCGACCCACCATGTGCCAACGATGGTGAAAACGCCGATCAGGACAGTGCCCGGGGCAGACGCAGTCACCCTATGCGCGCCTGCAATCTACAAGCTGACCTCGAGGAGGTCGGCCACAACAtcttcaccacaccccaggcTAACCTAGAGGCTGCCTTCGCCGATCTGGAAAACCTTCCAGACTCGGAGCCGCTCCGGTGGATCTGAGCACGTATCCGTATCACCAACGTCTAGATTGAAGAATGGGCCCGGAGCTGGTCAACACACTCCTGGCCCACATCTACACGAAGCCGATCCGCTCATAGCAGATCCAGTCACCACCAAGGTGACCACAGTAACTGCGCGGGAGGTCGGGTGGAGCTCGTCCgcgaagaggaggtggagcaaccTGCTAACCCACCCGCCAAAAATGCCCATCAACTCAACAATCGCGACAACCGCAGCTGTGGCAGGGAGGTGATGGCGAGAACCGTGGCAGACAAGGTCAGCAACATGACCTCCGCGAGCAGTTACATGATCACCGCAACCTCcgcaccgacctcaacaaccgcCACCAAGAGTGGGAAGagggcgagctccgccgccgcgctgagTACGACCGTGACTACTACACTCCTGGACTTGACAGTAGGCAAAACTACAACGCAGAATGGGAGGACCACCGACGCCAAGAAGACGAGATGCGTCGCCGTGCCGACTACGATTGCATGTACGGCGCCCCTGAGGACGCCTACATCCCACCCAGGCGCAACAATGGTGGACGCCCCAGGGCACCACCCGTCGAATACAAcctcgaggacgacgaggacacGACGATCAATGGTTTCGCCGCCTTCACTCCCCGTCTCAGGGCCGTTGAGTGGGCTGCCTCGTTCAAGCCAGCTATCAACAAAAAGTACAACAGCCGCTCCGATCCCACTATATGGCTTAAAACGTACGGCACCGCAGTGAAAGCCGCCAACGGCACCTATGACCAAATGGCCGCCTAGTTCCCGATGGTGATGGGTCCTGCCCCTCTCCTGTGGCTAGAGAACCTCCCGCCAAGCAGCATCGATACCTGGGGTCAACTTGCTAGGGCTTTCACCCAGAGCTACCAGGCTACCTACAACCAACCTGGAAACATGGAGAATCTTGGGCAAGTCCGCCAGTGGAAGAACAAAACTCTCCAAGAGTACGTGAACCGCTTCTTCGAGAACCGCCATAGGCAGGCCGGCGTCAGAACCGCGACGTCATCTAGTACTTTCCGCTCTAGCCTGATGAACCGCAACATGTTCTGCAAGCTATATGAAGCTACCCCCAAGACGGTTAGGCAGATGATGCAGATCATCAATCTTCAGGCCGACACAGAGGGGGCGGCGCAAGTACAGTTCTAGGATGGCAAGCATCGTTAGAATGACGACCACGAACAACCAACCCATGAGGAATACCAAGCACGACCGGAGTCCTCCCGACTTTGAAAAAGGGCCCCTGAGGTCCTCACTGC encodes the following:
- the LOC117854633 gene encoding uncharacterized protein — its product is MGKKNSGASGASTPARASNQAVSIRDETSGRTRVDEASLLRVKHLQRLASWAGAEAGVGPVAALLGRRLASSAEAAGVPLGAATFLCQRCETVLKPGFNCSVRIRNKRNKAKRRKKSNCCQNSISYACHFCGDQNLILGSGKGVVKSLLPSRDHATMALTGRILKGNNSNTRIRDRKNVLEHSQAATLQVDSPSGLRQSTSERGEHGERLKCNLSIDCKMEEGAILSMVKPGHLAASTSEEVSIQVVEITNDEQIRETEPISCEKVKICEANATSEAEVPVGLPFVTPQKKKLTEVNSAEPFKTGSKASEKGENSGSITGNTVSSSIKSAPNDSRKNSKCAASDSAQVSGSSRKRAKKGWTTLKQIAEKDELERREKMSNFVIPFFMQ